CGACCCGGCCAACCTCCGGCAGGACGGCCAAGGCCATCTGCTGATCACACCCCTGCGCGACGCCGCCGGCGGTTGGACCTCGGCCAGGATCGAGACCCGGCGCAGGGACTTCCGCCCGGCGGCGGGCTCGGTCCTGCGGATGGAGGCACGGCTCAGGCTCCCCGACGTGACGGGCCCCCAGGCGCTGGGCTACTGGCCCTCGTTCTGGGCCCTGGGCTCCGGCGAGCGCACCGATCCGAACGCCTGGCCCCGCATCGGCGAGTTCGACGTCGTCGAGAACGTCAACGGCGACGACACGGTGCGCGGCACCATGCACTGCGGAGTGGGCCAGGGCGGTCCCTGCAACGAGCGGGTGGGCCTCGGCGGCACGACCCCGTGCCCCGGCGGCACGTGCCGGACCGCCTTCCACACCTACGCGGTGGAGTGGGACCGCAGCCTGCCGGTGGAGGAACTGCGCTGGTACGTGGACGGCGTCCGCTACTGGACGGTCAAGGCCACCGACGTCTCGCCCGACGCCTGGACGGCGGCCACCACCGCGGGCGACTTCCTGCTGCTGAACCTGGCGATCGGCGGCCAGTTCCCCGACGCGCTGGCGCCCGGGGTCCGTACGCCGACGGCGGGGACGAAGCCGGGCGTGCCGATGGTCGTCGACTCCGTCGCGGTGCTGCAACGCGCGGGCAGCAGCATGAGCCCCGTCCCGACGTCCGCCGCGCTGCCGACGCTCACCGGCGACAAGGCCACGGCGCGGCTGCAGGACTTCGACTTCGGCTCCGCGATCACCCCGGCCACCCGCGTCGCCGTCCGCTACCGGGCGTCCGAGGCCGTCAAGCTGGAGCTGCGCGTCGACGACGCCGCCGGCCCGACCATCGGGGCACTCGACCTGCCGGCCGGCACGGGCACGGTCACCGCGGCGCTGCACGTGCCGACCAAGGGCGTCCACACGCTCTGGCTCACCCTGGTCGCCCCGGACAGCGCCGGGCGACTCACTCTCGCCGCGCTCGACTTCAGTCGCTGAGCTGCCAGTTGATCGGCTTCTGGCCGAAGTCGGCCAGCGCCTTGTCGATCTGCGAGAAGGGCTTGGTGCCCAGGAAGTGGCGGGCGGAGAGCGGCGAGGGGTGGCCGCTCTGGACGACGACGTGGCGGGAGGTGTCGATCAGCGGGAGCTTCTTCTTCGCGTAGCCGCCCCACAGCACGAAGACGACCGGCTCGGGGCGGGCGCTGACCGCCTTGATCACCGCGTCGGTGAACTTCTCCCAGCCCTTGCCCGCATGCGAGCCCGCCTCGTGGGCGCGCACCGTGAGCACCGCGTTGAGCAGCAGCACGCCCTGGTCGGCCCACTCCTGGAGGTTGCCGTGCTTGGGCGCGGTGACCTCGATGTCGGAGGCGAGCTCCTTGTAGATGTTGCGCAGCGACGGAGGGACCTTGACTCCGCGGCGGACCGAGAAGCACATGCCGTGCGCCTGGTTGTCGTCGTGGTACGGGTCCTGACCCAGCAGCAGGACCTTGACCTCGCTCAGCGGCGTCGACTCCAGCGCGGCGAAGACCTCGCCGCGGGGCGGGAAGACCTGCCCGGCCTCGCGCTCGGCGGCGACGAACGCCGCGAGCTCGCCGAAGTACGGCTGCTCGATCTCGCCCTGCAGGGCGTCGCGCCAGGACTCGGGCAGCACGAACTCGTCGGTGAGGGCGGGAGTGGACATGCGTGAACCTCCGGAGCCGGCCAGGGTCGGTCCCTAGCTCGTCGTCGTACCGGAAACGGTATCGCCCGCGACTGACACGGCGTTCCGGGTGACGTGGCCAGCACGCTGCAGGGTCACGGCGATGCCGTCGAGGACCTGGTCGAGGCCACGCCCGAACACGACGTCGGGGTCCGGGTGGTCGTCGGCGTCACGGACGTAGCGGGCCAGCAGCGGGTGCCGCCCCTCGGCCATGACCCGCTTCAGGTAGGGGCCGACGGCGCTGCGGTAGTCGTCCTCGCTGACGCCGGTGCGGCGGATCGTCTCGGCCTCGGCGAGCTCGCTCATCACATAGCCCCGCACATAGGCCATCACGGTCCAGCCGAAGCGCGCCATCTCCTCGATGTCGAGGCCGAGTCCGTCCATCGCGCCCAGCATCCGCTCGGTGTTGTCGAGCACGTTGGGACCGAGCGGCGGCCGGGAGCCGGAGACGCCGAGCACCCACTGGTGGCGCAGCAGCAGGGCCCGGTAGCGGACGGCGATGCCGCGCAGTTCGGCGCGCCAGTCGGGGTGCGGCGCGGGGCGCTCCTCGCCCTCGCCGCCCATGACCTGATCGGTCATCAGGTCGAGCAGGTCGTCCTTGGTCTCGACATAGCGGTACAGGGACATGGTCCCCACCCCGAGCTCGGCGGCGATCCTGCGCATCGACACGGCCTCGACGCCCTCGGCGTCGGCGATGGCGACGGCGGCGTCCACGACCGCCTCGACGCTCAGGGACGGCTGGGGCCCCCGCCCGGCGCTGCGCGTCCGGGCCCACACGGGGGTACGGGCTTCCGCCAAGGCGGCCTCCTCCACGACTGGTGCGTACATTGTACGCACCAGCGTTCAGCGGACGGCGGCCAGGTGGGCGAAGAGGACGACGTTGCCGGTGTACTCGTGCCTGGCCCGGTCGAAGCTCCCACCGCAGGTGATCACCCGGAGCTGCGCGCCGGGGCCCTGGCCCGGGCCGTAGACCTCCGCGGCTGGGAAGGCCGCCTTGGGATAGGAGCGCACCTGGTCCACGGTGAAGACGGCGGTGCGCCCGTCGAGACGGCCGACGTCCACCTCGGCCCCGGGCCGGACGGCGGCGAGGTTCCAGAAGACGGCGGGGCCGGTGGCGGTGTCGACATGCCCGACGATCACCGCGGTGCCGGCCTCCCCCGGCGAGGCGGAGTCGCGCAGCCAGCCCGCCGTGCGCGGCAGCGAGAACGGCGGCAGCTCGGCGGCGCCCTTGCCGTCCATGCCGAGGCCGAGCAGCGGCGCGGTCAACCGCACGGACGGGATGGCGAGCGAGAGCGGCGTCGATCTCGGCAGGTTCGCCGGCTGCGCCAGGGCCGTCCCGGCTCCCGTCGTCCGCCCCGTCGGCGTCACGGCGTCCGACCCGGGCCGCGCGGCCGGGCCCCGCCCGCCCGCGCCACCACCGCACCGCCCCGCAGGGACACCCCGCCGATCCCCCCGAGCACTCCCCCGAACGCGACGACGAGCAGCCCCGCCGACACCCCGCCCAGCACTGTCACCAGACGCCCCGTCACCCGCGCCCTCCCATCCCCGGCCCGGTCCTCGCCCCTGCCCACACCCGCCCCGACACCGACCCCGCGGCGGCCCCCACCCGAAGCGCCCTCCAGAGCGCCCGCCCCACGGCCACCCGACCGCTCCACGAACCCACCCGAGGACCGCCGCACGGCCTCCCCCACCCGCGCAGCCTCCACCGCACCACCGCCACCCGACCGCCGCACGGAGCGTGCTGCGGGTGCGGGGGTGGTCTCTGCCGTGCCCGGCACGGTGGTCCTCACCCCGGACACCGGCCGCCCTGCCGCGTTGCCGCTCTGCCGCGACGTCGCCGAGGCGCGAGCCGGGGATGCGGAGCCGCGCCTGGTGGCTGTCGTGCGGCCGCCGGGGTCACGCATCCGCGTCGGCGGCCTGCGTCGCCGGAGCCGCGGCGGGGCGGCGGCGGAGGACGAGCGCGGCGTAGGCGACGACCGAGGCCAGGATGAGGGCGACCGCGGCGTCGCGCAGCAGCGGGGACGGGGCCGCAGCCGCGGCGGTGGTCGTGGAGACCGTGCCCGGCGCGGCCGCGCCCGGGCGGATGGCGCGCCAGCCGCCGCCCGTGGCGGGGGCGCCGAGCTCGGCGATGGTGATCTTGCCTGCGGCCACCGGGTGGCCCGCGCAGAACTCGTGGACCAGGTAGGTGCCCGGCTTGGCGTCCGGCGCGATCCGTGCCGCCGCGTAGAGGCCGCCGTCCGCGGCCAGCGCCAGCCCGACCGGGGTCGCGAACGCGGCCGAGCGGACCTGGCCGGTGCTGGTGCCGCCGCAGTCGGCGAAGGTGCGCAGGTCCACCGAGCCGCCGGCGCGGCTCTCCGCGGGGTCGACGTTCAGCGTCTCCAGCACCACCGGCGGCTGTGCCGGCACCGCGCCCAGCCGGCCCGTCGCGGGCAGGCTCAACGGGGCGTCGCCGACCGTGACCAGGGTGGTGCCGCCGGTGTCGCTGCTTCCCGGCTGCTGCCCGGCCGCGGCCACGCCCGCCGAAGCCGCGGCGACCGCCACACCCGCGCCGCTCCCCAGCAGGAGCGCGCCGGACGCGAGCACGGTCGCGAT
This genomic interval from Streptacidiphilus rugosus AM-16 contains the following:
- a CDS encoding TetR/AcrR family transcriptional regulator; amino-acid sequence: MAEARTPVWARTRSAGRGPQPSLSVEAVVDAAVAIADAEGVEAVSMRRIAAELGVGTMSLYRYVETKDDLLDLMTDQVMGGEGEERPAPHPDWRAELRGIAVRYRALLLRHQWVLGVSGSRPPLGPNVLDNTERMLGAMDGLGLDIEEMARFGWTVMAYVRGYVMSELAEAETIRRTGVSEDDYRSAVGPYLKRVMAEGRHPLLARYVRDADDHPDPDVVFGRGLDQVLDGIAVTLQRAGHVTRNAVSVAGDTVSGTTTS
- the ung gene encoding uracil-DNA glycosylase yields the protein MSTPALTDEFVLPESWRDALQGEIEQPYFGELAAFVAAEREAGQVFPPRGEVFAALESTPLSEVKVLLLGQDPYHDDNQAHGMCFSVRRGVKVPPSLRNIYKELASDIEVTAPKHGNLQEWADQGVLLLNAVLTVRAHEAGSHAGKGWEKFTDAVIKAVSARPEPVVFVLWGGYAKKKLPLIDTSRHVVVQSGHPSPLSARHFLGTKPFSQIDKALADFGQKPINWQLSD
- a CDS encoding family 16 glycosylhydrolase, translated to MSRRLLALVLAVAAMAAGVVGYAVLRGSPTAPGAPEAVRAQSDDSTADGSAAGWSTVWRDDFDGPAGAGPDPRGWIVDTGTGYPGGAPHWGTDEVQRYTADPANLRQDGQGHLLITPLRDAAGGWTSARIETRRRDFRPAAGSVLRMEARLRLPDVTGPQALGYWPSFWALGSGERTDPNAWPRIGEFDVVENVNGDDTVRGTMHCGVGQGGPCNERVGLGGTTPCPGGTCRTAFHTYAVEWDRSLPVEELRWYVDGVRYWTVKATDVSPDAWTAATTAGDFLLLNLAIGGQFPDALAPGVRTPTAGTKPGVPMVVDSVAVLQRAGSSMSPVPTSAALPTLTGDKATARLQDFDFGSAITPATRVAVRYRASEAVKLELRVDDAAGPTIGALDLPAGTGTVTAALHVPTKGVHTLWLTLVAPDSAGRLTLAALDFSR
- a CDS encoding class F sortase gives rise to the protein MTPTGRTTGAGTALAQPANLPRSTPLSLAIPSVRLTAPLLGLGMDGKGAAELPPFSLPRTAGWLRDSASPGEAGTAVIVGHVDTATGPAVFWNLAAVRPGAEVDVGRLDGRTAVFTVDQVRSYPKAAFPAAEVYGPGQGPGAQLRVITCGGSFDRARHEYTGNVVLFAHLAAVR